DNA sequence from the Acidobacteriota bacterium genome:
TTCCCTGATGAAAGAGCTTGGCTTTGCTTCCTTGGCTGAACTGAAATCGGATTACCTGAATGTCTCAAAGCTTGTCGCGCAAATCCTGATACGCAAACTCGGTTTGGCGGATTGCCAGCCGGATGATTTCAGTCGTGCGCGGCTGACCAATCTGGAAGCCGCGAAGTTTTTGCTTCGGCAATTGCTGCGATTCAAACACGGGAACGACGGCAGCACGGTGATTATTTTTGATCGGGAAAACGGCGCGGTGACCTGGGAATCGCGGCTGGAAGCAATTGATGTCGAACGACTGACGGCGGATCGGATTTCGTTTCGGCCTTCACGTCCGCGCGTGAATCCCATCGCTTCGGAATTCGGCATCAAGATTGACGGGCAGGTTGTCGTGACGTTCCAGATCAAACACAAACGCGGCAAAGCACGCGGAGGCGAGCATCAGTTCGAGTTTTCAGACATCACGACGCGGCTGATTTTGTGACGCGGACATAATGGACAAACTCGACCGTTGCGTTGCGCTTATACTCGCGCCCGCTGTCGGCTTTGAACCGATTGTAGGGCTGTTCAAATGTTTTTAGCTCGCCGCGCAAACTCAAGATTCGTTTGATCTCTTCCAAACTCAGTACGCCTTCATCGTTATAACTCAGCAAAATGTGGCGCGCTTGCGTATGAGTGATCAAATCTTCCAGCGCTTCGGCGGCCTGTTTTGACTGGCAGTACCGGCTGCGTGGGTAATCGCGCATTCCAGTAACACCCGAAAGCTGCGGATTGTCGTACGCCGCAACGGTTTCCAGCACATGATAATTCGCGCCGTACTGGCGGTGGTTGTACGGCGGGTCCAGGTACAGCACGTCGCATTCGATTTCGCGAATCAATTCATTCGCATCGCGCTGGTGAACTTCGCAGCCTTTGACGTGATTGCAAAGCTCCAGCGGTTTCATCGTCAGTGGTCGCAGGGCTGTTGCCTTAAATTTCTTCAGGAATGCGCCATAAACACTGGCAGTGTTGGCGACCTGGTCAATCGCTTCCAGCAATGAAGTCAGCAGGTAAAAGTACTCGTCTTCGTTGATCAAGCGTTGCTCGCGCCAGCTTTCAATAGTTTGGCGAATGGCATCGGCTCTTTCGGCGTTGCCGGCGGAGTAATAAAACCGATTCCCCGCAGGACCGTAATTTTCGTAGATAAAGCCAGGCATCCCTTCCAACCTGTTGAGCAATGC
Encoded proteins:
- a CDS encoding DNA adenine methylase, translating into MNYIGSKYSLLPFLENVWREVRDGGEQTACDIFAGTGAVGRMFKRLGLRVIANDFQTYAYTLNRAYLVINQAPRFARLQKAYEPILDEGANSTERVLALLNRLEGMPGFIYENYGPAGNRFYYSAGNAERADAIRQTIESWREQRLINEDEYFYLLTSLLEAIDQVANTASVYGAFLKKFKATALRPLTMKPLELCNHVKGCEVHQRDANELIREIECDVLYLDPPYNHRQYGANYHVLETVAAYDNPQLSGVTGMRDYPRSRYCQSKQAAEALEDLITHTQARHILLSYNDEGVLSLEEIKRILSLRGELKTFEQPYNRFKADSGREYKRNATVEFVHYVRVTKSAAS